One window of the Desulfobaculum xiamenense genome contains the following:
- a CDS encoding ACP S-malonyltransferase yields MNANNPLTAVIFPGQGSQVKDMGRDLAESDSDYMYLWQQAEAISRQPLREIYWGGDDHDMADTRALQPAMTVCCLSLWMYASKRLAADCFAGHSLGEYAALAAAKVLSVDQTLELVSLRGRLMAEAGCEDDGMHAILKLSLKNTEEVVQAVRERTGLEIGIANYNTPGQFVLSGKKEALAAAAELVKELKGRAIPLPVSGAFHSPLIAEAAEELRSQLVAAEWKAPSAPVYFNVTASPEANPEAIRDIMVRQMTSSVRWIEITRNQYEAGVRTWYEPGPKGVLTKMLGQNMAEVKDEWTGRSLDSMAAVLDAAPGL; encoded by the coding sequence ATGAACGCAAACAATCCGCTTACCGCGGTCATCTTTCCGGGGCAAGGCTCGCAGGTCAAGGACATGGGCCGCGACCTCGCCGAGAGCGACAGCGATTACATGTACCTCTGGCAGCAGGCCGAGGCCATCTCGCGCCAGCCGCTCAGGGAAATCTACTGGGGTGGGGACGACCACGACATGGCGGACACGAGGGCCCTGCAACCGGCCATGACCGTGTGCTGCCTCTCGCTGTGGATGTACGCCTCCAAGCGGCTTGCCGCCGACTGCTTCGCCGGACACAGCCTCGGCGAATACGCCGCGCTGGCCGCCGCGAAGGTTCTTTCCGTGGATCAGACGCTGGAGCTCGTGTCCCTGCGCGGCCGCCTGATGGCCGAAGCGGGTTGCGAGGACGACGGCATGCACGCCATCCTCAAGCTCTCCCTGAAGAACACCGAGGAAGTAGTTCAGGCCGTGCGCGAACGCACCGGCCTCGAAATCGGCATTGCCAACTACAACACGCCCGGCCAATTCGTGCTGAGCGGAAAGAAGGAAGCCCTCGCCGCCGCCGCCGAACTGGTGAAGGAGCTCAAGGGCCGCGCCATCCCGCTGCCGGTGTCCGGCGCGTTCCACAGCCCGCTCATCGCCGAAGCCGCCGAGGAACTGCGCTCGCAGCTCGTCGCTGCGGAGTGGAAGGCACCGAGCGCCCCCGTGTATTTCAACGTCACGGCCAGCCCCGAGGCGAATCCCGAGGCCATCCGCGACATCATGGTCCGCCAGATGACCTCGTCCGTCCGCTGGATCGAGATCACGCGCAACCAGTACGAAGCCGGTGTGCGCACCTGGTACGAGCCCGGCCCCAAGGGCGTGCTCACCAAGATGCTCGGTCAGAATATGGCCGAGGTGAAGGACGAATGGACCGGCAGGAGCCTCGACTCCATGGCCGCCGTTCTGGACGCGGCCCCGGGCCTCTAG
- the argS gene encoding arginine--tRNA ligase, which produces MRAQKYLKSLLEKFVEDNGYTWPEKASIEPPKDEKFGDLATNLAMMLTKQAGKAPRDVAAAIADAIRGNGSEIEKVEIAGPGFLNITFSPAFWQRTVPAVIEAGDAFGNSDMGKGQKAQVEYVSANPTGPLHIGHGRGAAVGDSLARILRAAGYDTHTEYYLNDAGRQMRILGNSVWVRMQRLLGIEVPDPEDFYKGDYIIDIAQRLLDIEGEGIKNRPEDEIQEICREFAMNDILDGIKADLADFNVEHQVWFSEKSLLATGAVDKTFKLLAENGLAYDKDGAFWFKSTQFGDDKDRVLRKSDGSLTYFASDIAYHDNKYDRGFDLCVDIWGADHHGYVPRMKAAVEALGKNRDSLEVILVQLVNLLRGGEQVAMSTRAGEFETLADVVKETGADAARFMFLSRKSDSHLDFDLELVKQKTMDNPVYYVQYAHARICSVMAKAAERGIALPEPSAELVALLSTDEDIRLLKLLAQYPGAVESAARNLSPHFISYYLQELAGALHRYYHANQILGAETPELVNARMCLLAAVAQVVRNGLGLLGVTAPERM; this is translated from the coding sequence ATGCGCGCACAGAAATACCTGAAAAGCCTGCTTGAGAAATTCGTCGAGGACAACGGCTACACCTGGCCCGAAAAGGCCTCCATCGAGCCGCCCAAGGATGAGAAGTTCGGCGACCTCGCCACCAACCTCGCCATGATGCTGACCAAGCAGGCGGGCAAGGCCCCCCGCGACGTCGCCGCCGCCATCGCCGACGCCATCCGTGGCAACGGCTCGGAGATCGAGAAAGTCGAGATCGCCGGTCCCGGCTTCCTGAACATCACCTTCAGCCCCGCCTTCTGGCAGCGCACCGTTCCCGCCGTGATCGAAGCGGGCGACGCCTTCGGCAACTCCGACATGGGCAAGGGCCAGAAGGCGCAGGTGGAGTACGTGTCCGCCAACCCCACCGGCCCGCTGCACATCGGCCATGGTCGTGGCGCTGCGGTGGGCGACAGCCTCGCCCGCATCCTGCGCGCAGCGGGCTACGACACGCACACCGAATATTACCTCAATGACGCCGGCCGCCAGATGCGCATCCTCGGCAACTCCGTGTGGGTGCGCATGCAGCGCCTGCTGGGCATCGAGGTTCCCGATCCCGAAGATTTCTACAAGGGCGACTACATCATCGACATCGCCCAGCGCCTGCTCGACATCGAGGGTGAGGGCATCAAGAACCGCCCCGAGGACGAGATTCAGGAAATCTGCCGCGAGTTCGCCATGAACGACATCCTCGACGGCATCAAGGCTGACCTCGCCGACTTCAACGTCGAGCATCAGGTGTGGTTCTCCGAAAAGAGCCTGCTGGCCACCGGCGCGGTGGACAAGACCTTCAAGCTCCTCGCCGAGAACGGCCTCGCCTACGACAAGGACGGCGCGTTCTGGTTCAAGTCCACCCAGTTCGGCGACGACAAGGACCGCGTGCTGCGCAAGTCCGACGGCTCGCTGACCTACTTCGCGTCCGACATCGCCTACCACGACAACAAGTACGATCGCGGCTTCGACCTCTGCGTGGACATCTGGGGCGCGGACCATCACGGCTACGTGCCGCGCATGAAGGCCGCCGTGGAAGCCCTCGGCAAAAATCGCGACAGCCTCGAAGTCATCCTCGTGCAGCTCGTCAACCTGCTGCGCGGCGGCGAGCAGGTGGCCATGTCCACCCGCGCTGGCGAGTTCGAGACGCTGGCCGACGTGGTCAAGGAGACCGGCGCGGACGCCGCCCGCTTCATGTTCCTGTCCCGCAAGTCCGACAGCCACCTCGATTTCGACCTCGAACTGGTGAAGCAGAAGACCATGGACAATCCGGTGTACTACGTGCAGTACGCCCACGCCCGCATCTGCTCCGTGATGGCCAAGGCCGCCGAGCGCGGTATCGCCCTCCCCGAGCCCAGCGCCGAACTCGTGGCCCTGCTCTCCACCGACGAGGACATCCGTCTGCTCAAGCTGCTGGCCCAGTATCCGGGCGCAGTGGAGTCCGCCGCCCGCAACCTGAGCCCCCACTTCATCAGCTACTATCTCCAGGAGCTCGCCGGAGCGCTGCATCGCTACTACCACGCCAACCAGATTCTCGGCGCGGAAACCCCCGAACTGGTGAACGCCCGCATGTGCCTGCTCGCCGCCGTGGCGCAGGTCGTGCGCAACGGCCTCGGCCTGCTCGGCGTCACCGCTCCGGAACGGATGTAG
- a CDS encoding SPOR domain-containing protein, with translation MPLSLKLNGNDSKNEPREKDTVKEPKRYTVTFSLAGLVSLSVLTLVALSWIFILGVLVGRGYKPEKAVPELERIMPQAEEQAPATPEVIKPEELNFYSELSRKPEEAQESRPEKPAVKKAPERPAPVKPEPVRETAKPAPAPEQKPVHVVTPAEESYRYAYQVASLKDLKAARQFQDKLARAGLSSRIEKADAKGTTWHRVIVSFQGTPEDTRDLKAKLGQLGIEKPLLKEKTLVKAR, from the coding sequence ATGCCACTGAGCCTCAAGCTGAACGGCAACGACTCGAAGAACGAACCCCGCGAGAAGGATACGGTGAAGGAGCCCAAGCGCTACACCGTCACCTTCTCCCTTGCGGGTCTCGTCTCCCTGTCCGTGCTGACGCTGGTGGCCCTGTCGTGGATATTCATTCTGGGCGTGCTGGTGGGTCGTGGCTACAAGCCCGAGAAAGCCGTCCCCGAACTGGAGCGCATCATGCCCCAGGCCGAGGAACAGGCTCCCGCCACGCCCGAGGTCATCAAACCCGAGGAATTGAACTTCTACTCGGAACTGTCCCGCAAACCCGAAGAGGCGCAGGAATCGCGCCCCGAAAAGCCTGCGGTGAAAAAGGCGCCGGAGCGCCCCGCCCCGGTGAAGCCCGAACCCGTGCGCGAGACGGCCAAGCCCGCCCCCGCTCCGGAACAGAAGCCCGTCCACGTCGTGACCCCGGCCGAGGAGTCCTACCGCTACGCCTATCAGGTGGCGTCGCTCAAGGATCTCAAGGCCGCACGGCAGTTTCAGGACAAGCTGGCCCGCGCGGGATTGTCCTCGCGCATCGAGAAGGCCGACGCCAAGGGAACCACCTGGCACCGGGTCATCGTGAGTTTTCAGGGCACCCCCGAAGACACGCGCGACCTCAAGGCAAAGCTTGGGCAGCTCGGCATCGAAAAGCCTCTGCTCAAGGAAAAGACTCTCGTCAAGGCCCGCTAG
- a CDS encoding long-chain-fatty-acid--CoA ligase encodes MKEMTRPWLKSYDKEVSHTIDYEAIPVFGYLDRAAKRFPKRKAIVFQNWSITYKKLHHLTEVMAANLRALGVQPGERISIMLPNLPQTIISYWAALKAGATVVMTNPLYMEKELIHQLNDADCQTMIVLDHLWPKVEEVRDKLPVKKFLVVRIPDCLSFPLNLLYGFNARKKGLFTGVPFDGKTVIPWKPLMKGEERISRPPADPREDIALLQYTGGTTGVSKGVMITHQNMTANVQQCRTILHALGESHETFVAVMPFFHIYGLTTCLNLPTSIGATMVPVPRFDPQELLTTLHKRKISIFPGAPAIYSALLLQKNVKPSDFDSVRYCVSGSAAIPVEVLEQFKKMTSAEIIEGYGLTEASPVTHLNPLSGVKKYGSIGLPFPSTDARIVDMEVGELNLAPGKRGELVIRGPQVMKGYWNRPDETANAVRNGWLYTGDIAMMDEDGYFFIVDRKKDLIITSGYNVYPREIDEVLYEHPKIKDAVAVGIPHPSRGEIIKVYVVLKDGESMTKSEVISWCRQKLAKYKLPRKVEFRPELPKTMVGKVLRRALRAEEEKKMQRMAERHAARQAAKARAGAAGDDDSSPEADLETEPRD; translated from the coding sequence ATGAAGGAAATGACGCGTCCCTGGCTGAAGAGCTACGATAAGGAAGTCAGCCATACCATAGACTACGAGGCCATCCCAGTTTTCGGCTATCTGGACCGCGCGGCCAAGCGCTTCCCCAAGCGCAAGGCCATCGTCTTCCAGAACTGGAGCATCACCTACAAAAAGCTCCACCACTTGACCGAGGTCATGGCCGCCAATCTGCGCGCGCTCGGCGTGCAGCCCGGCGAGCGCATCTCGATCATGCTCCCGAACCTGCCGCAGACCATCATCTCGTACTGGGCGGCCCTCAAGGCCGGTGCCACGGTGGTCATGACCAATCCGCTGTACATGGAGAAGGAGCTCATCCACCAGCTCAACGACGCGGATTGCCAGACCATGATCGTGCTGGACCACCTCTGGCCCAAGGTCGAGGAAGTCCGCGACAAGCTGCCGGTCAAGAAATTCCTCGTGGTCCGCATCCCGGACTGCCTGTCCTTCCCGCTGAATCTGCTCTACGGCTTCAACGCCCGCAAGAAGGGCTTGTTCACCGGCGTTCCCTTCGACGGCAAGACCGTCATCCCGTGGAAGCCGCTCATGAAGGGCGAGGAGCGCATCAGCCGTCCCCCGGCGGACCCCCGCGAGGACATCGCGCTGTTGCAGTACACCGGCGGCACCACCGGCGTGTCCAAGGGCGTCATGATCACCCATCAGAACATGACGGCCAACGTCCAGCAGTGCCGGACCATCCTGCACGCCCTCGGCGAAAGCCACGAGACGTTCGTGGCGGTCATGCCCTTCTTCCACATCTACGGCCTGACCACCTGTCTCAACCTGCCCACGTCCATCGGCGCGACCATGGTCCCCGTGCCGCGCTTCGACCCGCAGGAACTGCTGACCACCCTGCACAAGCGCAAGATTTCCATCTTCCCCGGCGCACCGGCCATCTATTCCGCGCTGCTGCTCCAGAAGAATGTGAAACCCTCGGACTTCGACTCCGTGCGCTACTGCGTGTCCGGCTCCGCCGCCATCCCCGTGGAGGTGCTCGAACAGTTCAAGAAGATGACCAGCGCCGAGATCATCGAAGGCTACGGCCTCACCGAGGCCTCGCCGGTCACGCATCTCAACCCGCTAAGCGGCGTGAAGAAGTACGGCTCCATCGGCCTGCCCTTCCCGTCCACCGATGCCCGCATCGTGGACATGGAGGTCGGCGAGCTGAACCTCGCGCCCGGCAAGCGTGGCGAACTGGTCATCCGCGGACCGCAGGTCATGAAGGGCTACTGGAACCGCCCGGACGAGACGGCCAACGCCGTGCGCAACGGCTGGCTCTACACCGGCGACATCGCCATGATGGACGAGGACGGCTACTTCTTCATCGTGGACCGCAAGAAGGACCTCATCATCACCAGCGGCTATAACGTCTACCCCCGCGAGATCGACGAGGTGCTCTACGAGCATCCCAAGATCAAGGACGCGGTGGCCGTGGGCATCCCCCATCCCTCGCGCGGCGAGATCATCAAGGTCTACGTGGTGCTCAAGGACGGGGAATCCATGACCAAGAGCGAGGTCATCTCGTGGTGCCGCCAGAAGCTTGCCAAGTACAAGCTGCCACGCAAGGTGGAATTCCGCCCCGAGTTGCCCAAGACCATGGTCGGCAAGGTGCTGCGCCGCGCCCTGCGCGCCGAGGAAGAGAAGAAGATGCAGCGCATGGCCGAACGCCATGCGGCCCGTCAGGCCGCCAAGGCCCGTGCCGGCGCTGCGGGAGACGACGACTCCTCTCCCGAGGCCGATCTGGAGACCGAACCCCGGGATTGA
- a CDS encoding FMN-dependent NADH-azoreductase — MSSLLYVKASPRGGRSHSLAVADAFAAAWRDANPGATVTTKNLFDAELPAFDGFVIQAKYNIMHGREHSLTEREAWGRVEEIIDEFKAHDRYLFAVPMWNFSIPYILKQYIDIIAQPGLTFGMKADGSYFGMLEKRRAAVVYARGGVYTPGTPAEGYNHQSPYLEMILGFMGVTDVRSVAVEGALMGPDVRDAARAVAMEKVRDLVAEF, encoded by the coding sequence ATGAGTTCGCTTTTGTACGTCAAGGCCTCTCCGCGTGGAGGACGCTCCCATTCGCTGGCCGTGGCCGATGCGTTCGCCGCCGCGTGGCGGGATGCCAATCCCGGCGCCACCGTGACCACGAAAAATCTTTTCGATGCGGAACTTCCTGCCTTTGACGGCTTCGTGATTCAGGCCAAGTACAACATCATGCACGGGCGCGAGCATAGCCTCACCGAGCGCGAGGCGTGGGGGCGGGTGGAGGAGATTATCGACGAATTCAAGGCACATGATCGCTACCTCTTCGCCGTGCCCATGTGGAATTTTTCCATTCCCTACATCCTCAAGCAGTACATCGACATTATTGCCCAGCCGGGGCTGACTTTCGGCATGAAGGCGGACGGCTCGTACTTCGGCATGCTGGAAAAGCGCAGGGCCGCCGTGGTCTATGCGCGTGGGGGCGTCTACACTCCGGGGACCCCGGCCGAGGGGTACAACCACCAGTCCCCGTATCTGGAGATGATTCTTGGCTTCATGGGTGTGACCGACGTGCGTAGCGTGGCCGTGGAGGGGGCCCTCATGGGACCGGATGTGCGTGATGCCGCCCGGGCTGTGGCCATGGAAAAGGTGCGTGACCTTGTGGCTGAATTCTAG
- a CDS encoding ATP-binding protein, with product MPHPRPNPQHARRIVWSTSVALAVLTLVALAGCVIAWTGQLHAETLSRPNVLILNSYHRGYQWSDDIMNGMDSVLRTSSTRPELFTEYLDSKRIPVQQAFSYMAQLIALKYGARHFDAILTSDDNALDFVLAHRADLFPNLPVVFCGINEFSPERVHGDTMVTGIVERRNYSGTVELALRLHPGTRKIVAVSDATTTGRLMLDDVWRAVSSLEQAVTYEELSGLTRAELRYSLGTLPPNTVIIFVSYFLDREGRSYTLEEAFEILNSAPHIPVYTVVGTYLGLGAVGGELLSARLQGAYAARMLDRILGGTPIEKIPPYTESPTQTVLDWNAMQHFHIDEQRLPPGSVVINRPESFYLKYKYHIWAAAGFTALQTAVILILLANIIRRRAAELRLRESEEKFRRIFENIRDGYFLTRMNGTLQLANKALADMFGYDSPETMQGIDVRESLYNSPRDRDRMLSRLMETGDLYGYEMTFRRKDGSVFLCDCNIHLLYDDAGTPFATEGLLRDVTERKLTEAMMVQNQKMMSLGGLAAGMAHEINNPLGAITQGAQNIMRRVSPGLSANEKAATDAGTSLEAVHDYLERRGVIRMIRGIQESGARAARIASDMLNFSRRSESEHAPHDIHAIIDDTLTLAANDYDLSKRYDFKKIEITTDYARDIPPVICSPSEIGQVFLNIFKNATQAMTAQHTGDAPRLSLGTKRNDGHVVITISDNGPGMDADTLTHLFDPFFTTKRMGEGTGLGMSVSRHIIENNHCGTIRATSAPGQGATFVITLPFGECLRKDDATAP from the coding sequence GTGCCACATCCCCGGCCCAACCCGCAACACGCCCGGCGCATAGTCTGGTCCACGTCAGTTGCGCTCGCCGTCCTCACGCTCGTCGCGCTGGCGGGCTGCGTCATTGCGTGGACCGGCCAGCTTCACGCGGAAACGCTTTCCCGCCCGAACGTGCTCATCCTCAATTCCTACCACCGCGGCTACCAGTGGTCGGACGACATCATGAACGGCATGGACTCCGTTCTTCGGACCTCATCCACCCGGCCAGAACTGTTCACCGAATATCTCGATTCGAAGCGCATCCCGGTACAGCAGGCCTTTTCCTACATGGCACAACTCATTGCCCTGAAATACGGGGCCAGACATTTCGATGCCATCCTGACCTCGGACGACAACGCCCTCGACTTCGTGCTCGCGCACCGCGCCGACTTGTTCCCGAACCTTCCGGTCGTCTTCTGTGGCATCAACGAATTTTCTCCCGAGCGAGTCCACGGGGACACGATGGTCACCGGCATCGTCGAACGCCGCAACTACAGCGGCACGGTGGAACTCGCCCTACGCCTGCACCCCGGTACGAGAAAGATCGTGGCCGTCAGCGACGCCACCACCACCGGCCGTCTGATGCTCGACGACGTGTGGCGGGCCGTGTCCTCGCTGGAACAGGCCGTGACCTACGAGGAACTCTCGGGCCTCACGCGGGCGGAACTCCGTTACTCGCTGGGCACGCTACCGCCCAATACCGTCATCATCTTCGTCTCCTACTTCCTCGACCGCGAAGGCCGCTCGTACACGCTGGAGGAAGCCTTCGAAATTCTGAACTCCGCGCCACACATCCCCGTCTATACGGTGGTGGGCACCTATCTCGGGCTTGGTGCCGTGGGCGGAGAACTGCTCAGCGCACGGCTGCAAGGCGCATACGCGGCCCGGATGCTGGACCGCATCCTCGGCGGCACGCCCATCGAAAAGATTCCCCCGTACACGGAAAGCCCAACCCAGACGGTACTCGACTGGAACGCCATGCAGCACTTTCACATCGACGAACAACGTCTGCCGCCGGGGAGCGTCGTCATCAATCGCCCGGAATCCTTCTACCTGAAATACAAGTACCACATCTGGGCCGCAGCGGGCTTCACCGCGCTCCAGACGGCGGTCATCCTCATTCTGCTGGCAAACATCATCCGCCGCAGGGCCGCAGAACTGCGCCTGCGCGAGAGCGAAGAGAAATTCCGCCGGATATTCGAAAACATTCGCGACGGCTACTTCCTCACCCGCATGAATGGCACCCTGCAACTGGCCAACAAGGCCCTCGCCGACATGTTCGGCTACGACAGCCCCGAGACGATGCAGGGCATCGACGTGCGGGAATCGCTCTACAATTCCCCGCGCGACAGGGACCGAATGCTCTCGCGCCTCATGGAGACGGGCGACCTCTACGGCTATGAAATGACCTTTCGCCGCAAGGACGGTTCCGTATTCCTCTGCGACTGCAACATTCACCTGCTCTACGACGATGCAGGCACCCCCTTCGCAACGGAAGGACTCCTGCGAGACGTCACCGAACGCAAGCTGACCGAGGCCATGATGGTCCAGAACCAGAAGATGATGAGCCTTGGCGGTCTGGCCGCAGGCATGGCGCACGAGATCAACAATCCGCTAGGGGCCATCACGCAGGGTGCGCAAAACATCATGCGCCGAGTCTCACCCGGACTGTCCGCCAACGAGAAGGCTGCAACCGACGCAGGCACCAGCCTTGAAGCGGTTCACGACTACCTCGAACGCCGGGGCGTCATCCGCATGATCCGAGGCATTCAGGAATCCGGCGCACGCGCGGCGCGCATCGCCTCCGACATGCTGAACTTCAGCCGCCGTAGCGAATCCGAACACGCGCCACACGACATCCACGCCATCATCGACGACACCCTCACCCTCGCCGCCAACGACTACGACCTCAGCAAGCGCTATGACTTCAAGAAAATCGAGATAACGACCGACTACGCAAGGGACATCCCTCCCGTGATCTGCTCGCCTTCGGAAATAGGCCAAGTATTCCTGAACATCTTCAAGAACGCCACGCAGGCCATGACAGCCCAGCACACCGGAGACGCACCGCGCCTCTCGCTCGGCACGAAGCGTAACGATGGACATGTCGTCATCACCATTTCCGACAATGGTCCCGGCATGGACGCCGATACACTCACTCATCTCTTCGATCCCTTCTTCACCACCAAGCGCATGGGCGAGGGAACGGGGCTCGGAATGTCCGTCTCCCGCCACATCATCGAGAATAACCACTGTGGCACCATCCGCGCCACATCCGCCCCGGGGCAGGGTGCCACCTTTGTCATCACCCTTCCCTTCGGGGAGTGCCTGCGAAAGGACGACGCCACCGCGCCATGA
- the dxs gene encoding 1-deoxy-D-xylulose-5-phosphate synthase: MDATQLQEKTVLSGIERPTDVQQLSSPELIQLAGELRRLIIDTVATTGGHLAPSLGVVELTLALLRAFDPSRDKIVWDVGHQAYVYKILTGRRDRFGTLRSLGGISGFPKMSESAYDHFGVGHSSTSISAALGMACGRDLKGRDNRVVAVIGDGSMTAGQAYEGLNQAGGLHSDMIVVLNDNEMSISRNVGALSSFFSRNLTKSWVVRFKKDVESILKSVPKIGEDLATYARKSEEAFKHFFTPGMLFEAFRFNYLGPFDGHNIDLMTSVFEQVKKLSGPVLVHVLTKKGKGYQPAEDNPTYFHGVGCFEPETGLARKFGGCSLPSYTDVFGQTLCRMAEEDQSIIAITAAMPEGTGLDRFRERFPDRFVDVGICEQHAVTFAAGLATEGFKPVVVIYSTFMQRSYDQIVHDVCLQNLPVVLCLDRGGLVGEDGPTHHGAFDMSYLRHIPNLVFMAPADEAELQRMLVTAIRHDGPVALRYPRGVGLGTPTVEKPEPLPLGEGCLLRDGTDAVVVAIGSRVNPSLAAAEELERETGASVAVFNARFIRPMPEAQLIELAGRFSKMLLVEENVLKGGFGSGVLEVLSDNGALSGVTVKRLGLPDGFVEHGKQKELRARLGIDKVGIRRNLEELLASA, encoded by the coding sequence ATGGATGCCACCCAGCTACAGGAAAAGACGGTTCTCTCCGGCATAGAGCGTCCCACGGACGTGCAGCAGCTTTCTTCGCCGGAGCTGATTCAGCTTGCCGGTGAACTGCGCCGGCTGATCATCGATACCGTGGCCACCACCGGCGGCCACCTTGCCCCGTCGCTTGGCGTGGTTGAACTGACGCTGGCCCTGCTTCGCGCCTTCGACCCCAGCCGGGACAAGATCGTGTGGGACGTGGGGCATCAGGCCTACGTCTACAAGATCCTCACCGGACGGCGTGACCGCTTCGGCACGTTGCGCAGCCTTGGCGGCATCAGCGGATTCCCGAAGATGTCCGAGAGCGCGTACGACCATTTCGGCGTGGGGCACTCCTCCACGTCCATCTCCGCCGCCCTTGGCATGGCCTGCGGCCGCGACCTCAAGGGGCGCGACAACCGCGTGGTGGCCGTCATTGGCGACGGCTCCATGACCGCCGGGCAGGCCTACGAGGGCCTCAATCAGGCTGGCGGCCTGCACAGCGATATGATCGTCGTCCTCAATGACAACGAGATGTCCATCTCGCGCAATGTGGGTGCGCTGTCCTCGTTCTTCTCGCGCAACCTGACCAAAAGTTGGGTGGTGCGCTTCAAGAAGGACGTGGAAAGCATCCTCAAGTCCGTGCCCAAGATCGGCGAAGACCTCGCGACCTACGCCCGCAAGTCCGAGGAGGCGTTCAAGCACTTCTTTACGCCGGGCATGCTGTTTGAGGCCTTCCGTTTCAACTACCTCGGCCCCTTCGACGGCCACAACATCGACCTCATGACCAGCGTGTTCGAGCAGGTGAAGAAGCTGTCCGGACCGGTGCTCGTGCATGTGCTGACCAAGAAGGGCAAGGGGTACCAGCCCGCCGAGGACAACCCGACCTATTTCCACGGCGTGGGCTGTTTCGAGCCGGAAACCGGCCTCGCCCGCAAGTTCGGCGGATGCAGCCTGCCCTCGTACACGGACGTCTTCGGCCAGACCCTGTGCCGCATGGCCGAGGAGGACCAGTCCATCATCGCCATCACCGCCGCCATGCCCGAAGGAACGGGATTGGACCGCTTCCGCGAGCGCTTCCCGGACCGCTTCGTGGACGTGGGCATCTGCGAGCAGCACGCGGTGACCTTCGCGGCCGGTCTGGCCACCGAGGGCTTCAAGCCCGTGGTCGTCATCTATTCCACGTTCATGCAGCGCTCCTACGATCAGATCGTGCACGACGTCTGTCTCCAGAACCTGCCGGTTGTGCTTTGTCTCGACCGCGGCGGTCTGGTGGGCGAGGACGGCCCCACGCATCATGGCGCGTTCGACATGAGCTACCTTCGTCACATTCCGAACCTCGTATTCATGGCTCCGGCGGACGAGGCCGAACTTCAGCGCATGCTGGTGACGGCTATTCGGCATGACGGCCCGGTGGCGCTGCGCTATCCGCGCGGCGTCGGACTGGGTACGCCCACCGTTGAGAAGCCCGAGCCGTTGCCCCTTGGTGAGGGATGCCTGCTGCGCGACGGAACCGACGCGGTGGTCGTCGCCATCGGCAGCCGCGTGAATCCGTCGCTCGCCGCAGCAGAGGAGTTGGAGCGCGAAACCGGGGCGAGCGTCGCCGTGTTCAACGCGCGTTTCATCCGGCCCATGCCCGAGGCTCAGCTTATCGAACTGGCTGGACGGTTCAGCAAGATGCTGCTGGTGGAGGAAAACGTACTTAAGGGCGGCTTCGGTTCCGGAGTGCTCGAAGTGCTTTCCGACAACGGCGCGCTGTCTGGCGTGACGGTGAAGCGCCTTGGCCTGCCGGACGGGTTCGTCGAGCACGGCAAGCAGAAGGAGCTGCGTGCGCGTCTGGGCATCGACAAGGTTGGCATTCGTCGAAATCTTGAGGAGCTGCTGGCCTCGGCCTAG
- a CDS encoding polyprenyl synthetase family protein: MTQHRMVDAKKTLGNYGQAVNDYLETCLADRGIMDRLRESMEYSLLAGGKRLRPALCLAWAAHFGLDFNVTMPFACSIELIHTYSLIHDDLPAMDDDDLRRGKPSNHRQFDEATAILAGDALLTEAFGLMLNTRGVAAERVLQAAAVVAYGAGANGMVGGQMLDMALTGKAGVELAELQRMHSLKTGALITASCLSGAILAGATDDDLANVIAYGKHVGMAFQIVDDILDVVGDEKELGKPVGSDEGQGKNTYPSLVGLDESRDMAVQVIAEACLAIRGYSGTQADFLRSLAEYIVQRAN; encoded by the coding sequence ATGACGCAGCATAGAATGGTGGACGCGAAGAAGACCCTTGGCAACTACGGACAGGCCGTCAACGATTACCTTGAGACCTGCCTTGCGGATCGCGGCATCATGGACCGACTCCGCGAGTCGATGGAATACAGCCTGCTTGCAGGCGGAAAAAGGCTTCGCCCCGCGCTGTGCCTCGCATGGGCCGCGCATTTCGGGCTGGATTTCAATGTGACCATGCCCTTTGCGTGCTCCATCGAGCTGATCCACACCTATTCTCTCATCCACGACGACCTTCCCGCCATGGACGATGACGACCTGCGGCGCGGTAAGCCGTCCAACCATCGCCAGTTCGACGAGGCTACGGCCATTCTGGCCGGTGACGCACTTCTGACCGAGGCCTTCGGGCTGATGCTCAACACCCGTGGCGTTGCCGCCGAGCGCGTGTTGCAGGCTGCGGCTGTCGTCGCGTACGGGGCGGGTGCCAATGGCATGGTCGGCGGCCAGATGCTCGACATGGCGCTGACCGGGAAGGCGGGCGTGGAGCTTGCCGAATTGCAGCGCATGCATTCCCTGAAGACCGGTGCGCTCATCACCGCGTCGTGCCTGTCCGGTGCCATTCTCGCTGGAGCGACGGACGACGACCTTGCCAACGTCATCGCCTACGGCAAGCACGTGGGCATGGCTTTCCAGATCGTGGACGACATTCTCGACGTGGTCGGCGACGAGAAGGAACTCGGCAAGCCTGTCGGCAGTGACGAGGGGCAGGGCAAGAACACCTACCCGAGTCTTGTCGGCCTCGACGAAAGCCGCGACATGGCCGTGCAGGTCATTGCCGAAGCCTGTCTGGCCATCCGGGGATATTCCGGCACGCAGGCGGATTTCCTTCGGTCTTTGGCGGAGTATATTGTCCAGCGCGCCAACTGA